CGATGTCGAGCTTCTGCATCTGCATCATCGCCTGGTAGACGCGGGCGTTCGCGGCGGGGTCGCCCGAGCCGGTCATGAGCTCGCCCATCATCGACGGGGTGACCTGCCACGCCACACCCCAGCGGTCGAAGAGCCAGCCGCACATCGACGGCCGTCCGCCGTCGGCGAGCAGCGCGTCCCACACCCGGTCGAGCTCCTCCTGCGTGTCGACGTCGACCTGGAACGACACGGCGTCGCTGTGCGGGTGACCGGGGCCGCCGTTCATGGCGCGGAACCCCCGGCCGAGCAGCGTGAACTCGACCACGAGCGCATCGCCGTCCGGGGTCTCGGCGACGCTGTCGATCCGCGAGTCGGGGAAGAGCGAGACGTA
This is a stretch of genomic DNA from Curtobacterium sp. 458. It encodes these proteins:
- a CDS encoding VOC family protein, translating into MTAITPFLWYDDQARQAAELYVSLFPDSRIDSVAETPDGDALVVEFTLLGRGFRAMNGGPGHPHSDAVSFQVDVDTQEELDRVWDALLADGGRPSMCGWLFDRWGVAWQVTPSMMGELMTGSGDPAANARVYQAMMQMQKLDIAALQAAAAGS